In Dolichospermum flos-aquae CCAP 1403/13F, the following proteins share a genomic window:
- a CDS encoding protein kinase domain-containing protein — protein MTNIYCSQGHQNPSGSRFCLQCGDKIANVPTSGNQGIQPGQTLGDRYVIIRQIGQGGFGKTYLAEDINRFREACVLKEFSPQVQTRYVLQKAEELFQREASVLYKLQHPQIPRFRELLCLNLQGKESLFLVQDYVDGETYNSLLNSRKKQGLKFTEAEIYQLLQQILPVLAYIHSLGVIHRDISPDNLMLRSSDKLPVLIDFGGVKQVAATVASQYYQTGAIASPINGTLLGKIGFAPPEQMQTGVVSTSSDLYALAVTMLVLLTGKQPQELIDTYNFSWQWRREVSLSSAFGQIIDKMLSPVASNRYQTARQLLQVLNPQSVSYQQTQPPTSATVAVSSPKTPTPVPEPVIIPTPPHPGIWTGTNVLILVFVLTIGSYLYWQKFKTPTNDLQGNNSTIISSPNPTEIIKPQINFSPEERQRKQKLSNSREELGIDYKFYVTLVNQVFRDKDPNLKGRILSDSPEDESLRAEWDKTAAEVLEKLSAITSDSRRQLGNYTGNERAIWQFKINRINVGSRSLYDLGDAAFLHEFPEQKGKSFIKQPIGQVWYAFVNDQFNAILDKSIFEKIVFPEGATGKTVSGSLQPGRGKVFIAGLAKDQNMEVKLEANSKVLLSIYSPSGKNPLLEDSQKRTISATLSEKGFYEFVVVSTASEPVDYQLTVTAENPPEPEPTETPSQTPTEEPIPTETLTPEGNY, from the coding sequence ATGACTAATATTTATTGTTCTCAAGGGCATCAAAATCCGTCTGGTAGTAGGTTTTGTCTCCAATGTGGAGACAAAATTGCTAATGTACCGACATCTGGAAATCAGGGGATTCAACCAGGGCAAACTTTAGGCGATCGCTATGTTATTATTCGACAAATTGGCCAAGGAGGATTTGGCAAAACTTATTTAGCGGAAGATATTAACCGCTTTCGAGAAGCTTGTGTTTTAAAAGAATTCTCTCCCCAAGTACAAACTCGTTATGTTCTTCAAAAAGCAGAAGAACTTTTCCAACGAGAAGCAAGTGTTCTTTATAAATTACAACATCCTCAAATTCCCCGGTTTCGGGAACTATTATGCCTTAATTTACAAGGGAAAGAAAGTCTTTTTTTAGTTCAAGATTATGTAGATGGTGAAACTTATAATTCTTTATTAAATAGTCGTAAAAAACAGGGTTTAAAATTTACAGAAGCAGAAATTTACCAGTTATTACAGCAAATTTTACCAGTATTGGCATATATTCACTCCCTTGGTGTTATTCATCGTGATATTTCTCCTGATAATTTAATGCTTCGTAGTAGTGATAAATTACCTGTGTTAATTGATTTTGGAGGTGTTAAACAAGTAGCCGCAACCGTCGCTTCTCAATATTACCAAACAGGGGCAATTGCCTCTCCTATCAATGGCACATTATTGGGAAAAATAGGATTTGCACCACCAGAACAAATGCAAACAGGTGTGGTGTCTACCAGCAGTGATTTATATGCTTTAGCTGTGACAATGTTAGTTTTACTGACAGGTAAACAGCCCCAGGAATTAATTGATACTTATAATTTTAGTTGGCAATGGCGGCGGGAAGTCAGTCTCAGTTCCGCATTTGGACAAATTATAGATAAAATGTTATCACCAGTTGCAAGCAATCGCTATCAAACAGCCCGTCAACTTCTCCAAGTCCTGAACCCTCAAAGTGTTAGCTATCAGCAAACTCAACCCCCCACATCTGCAACTGTTGCTGTTTCTTCTCCCAAAACCCCAACCCCAGTTCCTGAACCTGTAATTATTCCCACTCCTCCCCACCCAGGTATTTGGACAGGAACAAATGTTTTGATTCTCGTCTTTGTCTTGACTATTGGGAGTTATTTATATTGGCAGAAATTTAAAACCCCGACCAATGATTTACAGGGAAATAACTCGACAATTATATCTAGTCCCAATCCCACGGAAATAATAAAACCCCAAATTAATTTTTCACCAGAGGAAAGACAACGCAAACAAAAATTGAGCAATAGCCGTGAAGAATTAGGTATAGATTATAAATTTTATGTTACACTCGTAAATCAAGTTTTTCGGGACAAAGATCCCAATTTAAAAGGGCGTATTCTTAGCGATAGTCCAGAAGATGAAAGTTTACGGGCAGAATGGGATAAAACCGCCGCTGAAGTTCTAGAAAAGCTATCTGCAATCACCTCTGACTCTCGCCGTCAACTGGGCAATTATACTGGGAATGAACGCGCAATCTGGCAATTTAAAATTAATAGAATCAACGTTGGTAGTCGGTCTTTATATGATTTAGGTGATGCAGCTTTTTTACATGAATTTCCTGAACAAAAGGGTAAAAGTTTTATTAAACAACCCATTGGACAAGTTTGGTACGCATTTGTCAATGATCAATTTAACGCTATTCTTGATAAAAGCATATTTGAAAAAATCGTCTTTCCTGAAGGTGCTACCGGGAAAACAGTGAGTGGAAGTTTGCAACCAGGAAGAGGTAAAGTTTTTATTGCTGGACTAGCCAAAGATCAAAATATGGAAGTTAAGCTAGAAGCAAATTCAAAAGTTTTATTATCAATTTATTCTCCTTCTGGGAAAAACCCATTGCTAGAAGATTCTCAAAAACGGACGATATCTGCAACATTATCAGAAAAAGGATTTTATGAATTTGTTGTTGTTTCCACAGCCTCAGAACCGGTAGATTATCAACTGACTGTAACAGCAGAAAATCCACCAGAACCTGAACCCACAGAAACGCCCTCACAAACCCCAACGGAAGAACCAATTCCGACGGAAACACTCACACCTGAAGGTAATTATTGA
- the fabG gene encoding 3-oxoacyl-[acyl-carrier-protein] reductase has translation MSLLKDQVAIVTGASRGIGRAIAIQLASQGAKVVVNYASSSTAADEVVAEITAAGGEAIALQADVSQENQVDTLIKTTLEKFQRVDILVNNAGITRDTLLLRMKLEEWEAVIDLNLTGVFLCTKVVSKIMLKQRSGRIINIASVAGQMGNPGQANYSAAKAGVIGFTKTVAKELSSRGITVNAVAPGFITTDMTSDIKADGILQYIPLGRFGKPEEIAGMVRFLASDPAAAYITGQVFNVDGGMVM, from the coding sequence GTGAGTTTATTAAAAGATCAGGTTGCAATTGTCACAGGTGCATCAAGAGGAATTGGCAGAGCGATCGCTATCCAACTAGCATCCCAAGGCGCAAAAGTAGTTGTTAACTACGCTAGTTCTAGCACCGCAGCAGATGAAGTAGTAGCAGAAATCACAGCAGCAGGAGGAGAAGCCATTGCCCTCCAAGCAGATGTTTCTCAAGAAAATCAAGTAGATACACTCATTAAAACCACCTTAGAAAAATTCCAGCGCGTGGATATCTTGGTCAACAATGCAGGTATTACCCGTGACACCCTGCTATTAAGAATGAAATTAGAAGAATGGGAAGCAGTCATAGATCTTAACTTAACTGGTGTATTTCTATGTACAAAAGTAGTCAGTAAAATTATGCTTAAACAACGTTCGGGGCGGATTATTAACATCGCTTCCGTCGCCGGACAAATGGGCAACCCTGGACAAGCCAACTACAGCGCAGCCAAAGCTGGAGTAATTGGCTTTACCAAAACCGTTGCCAAAGAACTTTCTTCCCGTGGCATCACTGTCAATGCCGTTGCCCCCGGTTTCATTACCACCGACATGACTAGTGATATTAAAGCTGACGGCATCCTGCAATATATCCCCCTGGGGCGTTTTGGTAAACCAGAAGAAATTGCCGGCATGGTGCGCTTTTTAGCATCAGATCCAGCAGCAGCTTACATCACAGGGCAAGT